In a single window of the Streptomyces sp. CGMCC 4.7035 genome:
- a CDS encoding DUF3492 domain-containing protein — MRIGLLTEGGYPHVSGDARLWCDRLVRGLGRHEFEIYALSRSERQEAEGWIPLPPQVSRVRTAPLWTAGDDGVAYGRRARRQFAEAYEELAAAFCAAPEPGAPQSASGPVGPEEDRFGNALYALAELARDEGGLVGALRSETAVRALERACRAPGAIRAARTARVPDLLDVAAHVERALRPLSLDWYEDDGLGSVDLCHATTGGAAALPGLLAGHFAGVPLLVTEYGVHLRAHYLGTSGGGPSAVRALLASFQRRLASEVYRRAVCITPGNTHARRWQERCGADRDKLRTVYPGMEASRFTEVGESADCGDPHTLVWVGRVEPAKDLISLLHAFAEIRKEDPKARLRIIGSAADAEGEAYLGHCRALAAQLFPDEAEGVHAVGDNPVSFEEIGGPEVPDRAEAYAAGAVVVLSSVVEGFPISLVEAMFCGRATVSTDVGAVVEVIGGTGLVVPPRNPRALAEACLAMLRDPERRERLGAAARARAQELFTVEQNVAAFHGIYLEIVSRAPVRRVLVDDAGEPLPFGVPAEAHLPGRWTELRHLAGKPRWAWAPGRAVAPVRAAGPFQEPVPATEGAL, encoded by the coding sequence GTGCGCATCGGACTGCTTACGGAAGGTGGCTATCCGCATGTGAGCGGTGACGCCAGGCTCTGGTGTGACCGACTTGTGCGCGGGCTCGGGCGGCACGAGTTCGAGATCTATGCGCTCAGCCGCAGCGAGCGGCAGGAAGCCGAGGGCTGGATCCCGCTGCCGCCGCAGGTCAGCCGGGTACGGACGGCGCCTCTGTGGACCGCGGGGGACGACGGGGTCGCGTACGGGCGCCGGGCGCGGCGGCAATTCGCCGAGGCGTACGAGGAATTGGCCGCCGCATTCTGTGCGGCACCGGAGCCCGGGGCGCCGCAGAGCGCGTCCGGACCGGTCGGGCCCGAGGAGGACCGTTTCGGCAACGCCCTCTACGCGCTTGCCGAACTCGCCCGCGACGAGGGCGGACTGGTCGGCGCCCTGCGTTCCGAGACCGCCGTCCGCGCACTGGAACGCGCCTGCCGCGCCCCGGGCGCCATCCGGGCGGCGCGCACGGCACGTGTCCCCGATCTGCTGGATGTGGCCGCGCACGTCGAACGTGCCCTGCGCCCTCTCTCGCTCGACTGGTACGAGGACGACGGGCTCGGCTCGGTCGACCTCTGCCATGCCACGACGGGCGGCGCCGCGGCCCTGCCCGGGCTCCTCGCCGGGCACTTCGCGGGGGTCCCGCTGCTGGTCACCGAGTACGGCGTGCACCTGCGGGCGCACTACCTGGGCACGTCGGGCGGAGGGCCCTCCGCGGTGCGCGCGCTCCTCGCCTCCTTCCAGCGCCGGCTCGCCTCCGAGGTGTACCGGCGGGCCGTGTGCATCACGCCCGGCAACACCCATGCCCGCCGCTGGCAGGAGCGGTGCGGCGCCGACCGGGACAAGCTGCGCACGGTCTACCCCGGCATGGAGGCGTCCCGGTTCACCGAAGTGGGCGAGTCGGCCGACTGCGGGGATCCTCACACGCTGGTCTGGGTCGGTCGCGTCGAGCCCGCCAAGGACCTGATCTCCCTGCTCCATGCCTTCGCGGAGATCCGCAAGGAGGATCCGAAGGCGCGGCTCCGGATCATCGGATCCGCAGCCGACGCCGAGGGTGAGGCCTACCTCGGGCACTGCAGGGCACTGGCCGCTCAGCTCTTCCCCGACGAGGCGGAAGGCGTGCACGCCGTCGGTGACAACCCGGTGTCCTTCGAGGAGATCGGCGGCCCGGAGGTGCCCGATCGGGCGGAGGCCTACGCGGCCGGGGCGGTCGTCGTCCTGTCGAGCGTCGTCGAAGGCTTTCCGATCAGTCTGGTGGAGGCCATGTTCTGCGGCCGCGCCACGGTGTCCACCGACGTGGGCGCGGTGGTCGAGGTCATCGGTGGTACGGGCCTCGTGGTCCCACCGCGCAACCCGCGGGCGCTCGCGGAGGCGTGTCTGGCGATGCTGCGCGACCCCGAGCGCCGTGAACGCCTGGGTGCGGCCGCCCGCGCGAGAGCCCAGGAGCTCTTCACCGTCGAGCAGAACGTGGCGGCATTTCACGGTATTTACCTGGAGATCGTCTCCCGTGCGCCGGTGCGACGGGTGCTCGTGGACGACGCGGGGGAACCGCTGCCCTTCGGGGTGCCGGCGGAGGCGCATCTGCCCGGCCGCTGGACCGAGCTGCGCCACCTCGCCGGGAAACCGCGCTGGGCATGGGCACCGGGCCGCGCGGTGGCACCCGTACGCGCCGCCGGGCCGTTCCAGGAACCCGTCCCGGCGACGGAGGGCGCGCTATGA
- a CDS encoding NAD-dependent epimerase/dehydratase family protein, giving the protein MRVLLIGANGYLGRFVADRLLADPAVQLTALGRGDDADVRFDLASGSPGALTRFLDAVHPGVVINCAGAIRGGARELTRHNTVAVATVCEALRRSGCGARLVQIGCGAEYGPSQPGSSTAEDAVPRPGGPYGVSKLAATELVLGSGLDAVVLRVFSPAGPGTPAGSPLGRLAEALRRAMQSGDGELKLGGLGVQRDFVDVRDVARAVHAASLSAAQGVINIGSGRAVRLRDAAAVLARVAGYGGALHELDGPPGPVRPSIGHPRGESEHATPVAYPYPDGCGSWQQADVRTARDRLGWRPRINLEESLADIWMEAACRI; this is encoded by the coding sequence ATGAGGGTCCTGCTGATCGGAGCCAACGGATACCTCGGCCGCTTCGTGGCCGACCGCCTGCTCGCCGACCCGGCCGTGCAGCTCACCGCGCTCGGCCGCGGCGACGACGCCGACGTACGGTTCGACCTCGCGTCCGGCAGCCCCGGCGCGCTCACCCGCTTCCTGGACGCCGTGCACCCCGGGGTCGTCATCAACTGCGCCGGAGCCATCCGCGGCGGCGCCCGCGAACTCACCCGGCACAACACCGTCGCCGTCGCCACCGTCTGCGAGGCCCTGCGCCGCAGCGGCTGCGGGGCCCGACTGGTCCAGATCGGCTGCGGCGCCGAATACGGACCGAGCCAGCCCGGTTCCTCCACGGCAGAGGACGCGGTCCCGCGCCCCGGAGGCCCGTACGGCGTCAGCAAGCTCGCCGCCACCGAACTGGTCCTCGGCTCAGGGCTCGACGCGGTCGTGCTCCGCGTGTTCTCGCCCGCCGGGCCCGGCACCCCCGCGGGATCTCCGCTCGGTCGGCTCGCCGAGGCCCTGCGCCGCGCCATGCAGTCGGGCGACGGCGAACTCAAGCTCGGCGGGCTCGGCGTCCAGCGCGACTTCGTCGACGTACGCGACGTCGCCCGCGCCGTCCACGCCGCCTCCCTCTCCGCCGCCCAGGGAGTGATCAACATCGGCTCGGGCCGCGCCGTACGCCTGCGTGACGCGGCCGCCGTCCTCGCCCGCGTCGCCGGCTACGGCGGTGCCCTGCACGAACTCGACGGCCCGCCCGGACCGGTGCGGCCGTCCATCGGCCATCCCCGGGGCGAATCGGAGCACGCCACTCCAGTCGCGTACCCCTACCCGGACGGCTGCGGCAGCTGGCAGCAGGCCGACGTGCGCACCGCCCGCGACCGGCTCGGCTGGCGGCCCCGGATCAACCTCGAAGAGTCCCTCGCCGACATCTGGATGGAGGCGGCATGCCGCATCTGA
- a CDS encoding spherulation-specific family 4 protein yields the protein MPHLTSVTTGTTSTGLGPGLGIPGYAHPLVAPLEWGELTRPGTPVHWVVLNVSGGPGARPDPHCLEAAGRLHTVGVRVLGHLDAAYGARTHGELISEAHRYVDWYRVDGFFLNRCPTERAMLPEVGRTITTLRSLLHHGHMVLGHGTHPYPGYVEYADQLVTFSGSWSDYRWSQVAEWTADHPPERFCHFVHGVPRGHLDEALRIARWQGAATIWFTDRTDRGGRADPWEGMPGYWDEIVSRVGTGVSE from the coding sequence ATGCCGCATCTGACCAGCGTGACGACGGGCACCACGAGCACCGGCCTGGGCCCCGGCCTCGGCATCCCGGGCTATGCGCACCCCCTCGTCGCCCCCTTGGAGTGGGGCGAACTCACCCGCCCGGGCACCCCTGTCCACTGGGTCGTCCTCAATGTGAGCGGGGGCCCCGGCGCTCGGCCCGACCCACACTGCCTGGAGGCCGCGGGACGGCTGCACACCGTCGGCGTGCGTGTTCTCGGTCACCTCGATGCCGCATACGGCGCGCGCACCCATGGCGAGCTGATCTCCGAGGCGCACCGGTATGTCGACTGGTACCGGGTCGACGGCTTCTTCCTGAACCGCTGCCCCACCGAACGCGCCATGCTTCCCGAGGTCGGCCGCACGATCACAACTCTGCGATCCCTCCTTCACCACGGGCACATGGTCCTGGGACACGGCACCCACCCGTATCCCGGCTACGTGGAGTACGCCGACCAGCTGGTCACCTTCTCCGGCTCCTGGAGCGACTACCGCTGGTCGCAGGTGGCCGAGTGGACTGCCGACCACCCGCCCGAGCGGTTCTGCCACTTCGTCCACGGTGTGCCTCGCGGCCACCTCGACGAGGCGCTGCGCATAGCCCGCTGGCAGGGCGCCGCGACCATCTGGTTCACCGACCGCACGGATCGGGGCGGCCGCGCCGACCCCTGGGAGGGCATGCCCGGTTACTGGGACGAAATCGTCTCGCGGGTCGGGACGGGTGTCTCGGAATGA